From the Solanum pennellii chromosome 4, SPENNV200 genome, one window contains:
- the LOC107017047 gene encoding probable carbohydrate esterase At4g34215, whose product MKVKMKTIFYNFSKKLQYACEEILLMLMFVFLLFYLRWITNHNYQHHLLITTRSTNKLNKQIFILAGQSNMAGQGGVHNFTWDGVIPRECQPNSNNILRLSVTIKWEIAHEPLNYAVDCLHNCGVGPGMAFANAILKQDPNFGVIGLVPCSKSGIGIHTWIRGNMPYDQLISRAKFSLKHGGTIRGLLWFHGESDTKDKYTARYYKAKVMKFIQDLRDDLKSPLLPVIVVVLRYPKEPFDRKFKFVNVVRQAQMDINLPNVIKVDANGLPVESDGLHLTTQGQIQLGNMMAQAFLNTKFQSLKYDSNKIYHMSG is encoded by the exons ATGAAGGTGAAGATGAAAACGATATTTTACAATTTCAGCAAGAAGTTACAATATGCATGTGAAGAGATattgttaatgttgatgtttgtttttcttctgtttTACTTAAGGTGGATCACAAACCATAACTATCAACATCATCTACTAATCACAACTCGAAGCACAAACAAATTGAACaaacaaatattcatattagCAGGACAAAGCAACATGGCAGGGCAAGGAGGTGTACACAATTTTACATGGGATGGTGTAATACCTCGCGAATGTCAACCTAATTCAAACAATATTCTTCGATTAAGTGTAACTATCAAGTGGGAAATTGCACATGAACCTCTTAATTACGCGGTTGATTGTCTTCATAATTGTGGAGTTGGTCCAGGAATGGCATTTGCTAATGCAATTCTTAAACAAGATCCAAATTTTGGAGTTATTGGTTTAGTACCATGTTCTAAATCAGGTATTGGAATTCATACTTGGATTCGTGGAAATATGCCTTATGATCAATTGATAAGTAGAGCTAAGTTTTCTCTTAAACATGGAGGAACAATTAGAGGGTTATTGTGGTTTCATGGTGAAAGTGATACAAAGGACAAGTATACAGCAAGATATTATAAAGCCAAAGTGATGAAGTTCATTCAAGATTTACGCGATGACTTGAAATCTCCTCTGCTTCCTGTTATTGTG GTTGTTCTACGTTATCCAAAAGAACCATTTgatagaaaatttaaatttgtaaatgTAGTGAGACAAGCACAGATGGATATTAATCTTCCAAATGTAATAAAAGTGGATGCTAATGGTCTACCAGTTGAATCAGATGGGCTTCATCTCACAACTCAAGGCCAAATCCAACTTGGTAATATGATGGCTCAGGCTTTTCTCAACACCAAATTTCAATCTCTTAAGTATGATTCAAACAAGATTTATCATATGAGTGGCTAG
- the LOC107015794 gene encoding protein DCL homolog, chloroplastic, which translates to MAAPLLLRGLPLLRLRFCYQRLPNPSFVLLSPRLFSVASESAQPFDDAASDGDQTTAVLSAKDPPNYPRWSDPDYRKWKDQETQILKDIEPVIFLAKEIIHSDRYMDGERLTAEDEKIVVDKLLAYHPHSEDKIGCGLDSIMVDRHPQFKRSRCLFVVRLDGGWIDFSYQKCLRQYIRDKYPSYAEKFIKEHFKRGS; encoded by the exons ATGGCTGCTCCGTTACTCCTCAGAGGTCTACCACTTCTCCGGCTTCGCTTCTGCTATCAGCGGCTGCCGAATCCTAGCTTTGTTCTACTTTCTCCGAGGCTGTTTTCAGTTGCTTCCGAATCGGCTCAGCCCTTCGACGACGCGGCGTCCGATGGGGACCAGACCACCGCCGTGCTAAGCGCCAAAGACCCGCCCAATTACCCGAGATGGAGTGACCCGGACTATCGAAAATGGAAAGACCAGGAAACTCAGATACTCAAAGATATCGAGCCCGTTATTTTCCTGGCTAAGGAAATTATCCACTCCGATAG GTATATGGATGGAGAACGTTTGACAGCAGAAGATGAGAAAATAGTGGTAGACAAGCTTCTTGCTTATCATCCCCATTCTGAAGATAAAATTGGATGTGGCCTCGACTCAATTATG GTTGATCGGCATCCCCAGTTCAAACGATCCAGGTGTCTCTTTGTCGTAAGATTGGATGGTGGATGGATAGACTTTTCCTATCAGAAGTGTCTTAGACAGTACATTCGAGATAAGTACCCTTCTTATGCCGAAAaattcataaaagaacacttcAAACGTGGTAGTTGA
- the LOC107017625 gene encoding protein RER1A-like: MDVGGGAVAGDGASSTSSAVSQWTFTLSQRYQHLLDKSTPHILYRWIFFATIAFIFAIRVFMVQGFYIITYALGIYIIQLLIAFLSPQVDPEVDGPTLPTRGSDEFRPFVRRLPEFKFWYSLSKAVCIAFVLTFFSAFDVPVFWPILLFYWLVLFISTMKRQIMHMVKYKYVPFTFGKQRYGKKAPSTDERSVSKP; this comes from the exons atggacgtCGGTGGCGGAGCAGTTGCCGGCGACGGTGCCTCTTCTACTTCCTCCGCCGTGTCTCAGTGGACCTTCACCTTATCACAGCGATATCAACACCTTCTGGATAAATCGACACCTCACATCCTTTATCGGTGGATCTTCTTCGCTACGATCGCTTTCATCTTTGCTATTCGCGTGTTCATGGTTCAAGGTTTCTACATCATCACATATGCCTTAGGAATCTACATAATCCAGCTCCTTATTGCTTTCCTTTCCCCTCAAGTCGATCCAGAAGTTGACGGTCCTACCCTTCCCACTCGCGGATCCGATGAGTTTCGCCCTTTCGTTCGTCGCCTTCCTGAATTTAAATTCTG GTACTCACTATCAAAAGCAGTCTGCATTGCTTTTGTGTTGACATTCTTCAGTGCCTTTGATGTGCCTGTATTTTGGCCAAttttgttattctattggttgGTACTGTTTATTTCAACGATGAAGAGGCAAATAATGCACATggtcaaatataaatatgtgcCCTTCACATTTGGCAAGCAG CGTTACGGGAAGAAAGCACCATCAACTGATGAGAGAAGTGTTTCCAAACCTTGA
- the LOC107017624 gene encoding cyclin-J18 has protein sequence MKKEVCSCLRARLVEFLIQSAQDLQVSPIVKYSALSLFADRFYPSLTGEGTKDAKSWLLQPLRESNLQLFALVAIWISSKIHDSPSLSLKSFKSLADNSIKEQHFTTKDFLEAELVLMEVLKFEIGMKSIPFRFFEDLLLKFSEVARVGKQLSLEACMDIMDLVYEKGKISSFNCSSHHLAASIVVAAYAITVPLQQSEFPILLWVKFVTSCKEEDIVDTVKNILMHLFEA, from the coding sequence ATGAAGAAGGAGGTTTGTTCTTGTTTGCGAGCTCGTCTTGTGGAATTCCTCATTCAATCAGCTCAGGACCTTCAAGTTTCTCCGATCGTCAAATACTCAGCACTGTCACTTTTCGCTGATCGATTCTACCCATCTCTTACCGGAGAAGGAACTAAAGATGCTAAGAGCTGGCTCTTACAGCCTCTGAGAGAAAGCAATTTGCAGCTATTTGCCCTTGTTGCAATATGGATCTCAAGCAAAATACACGATTCTCCTTCTCTAAGTCTCAAATCCTTCAAGTCTCTGGCTGACAACAGCATTAAAGAGCAGCATTTTACAACAAAGGATTTTCTGGAAGCTGAGCTAGTGTTAATGGAGGTATTGAAATTTGAGATCGGCATGAAAAGCATTCCCTTCCGATTCTTCGAAGATCTACTCTTAAAGTTCAGTGAAGTTGCCAGAGTTGGAAAGCAATTAAGCTTGGAAGCTTGCATGGATATTATGGATCTGGTATACGAAAAGGGGAAGATTTcatctttcaattgttcttcTCATCATCTAGCCGCATCGATTGTTGTTGCTGCATACGCAATCACAGTTCCATTGCAACAGAGTGAATTCCCCATTCTTCTATGGGTAAAATTTGTCACTTCGTGCAAAGAGGAGGATATTGTAGACACTGTCAAAAATATTCTAATGCACCTGTTTGAAGCTTGA
- the LOC107018305 gene encoding low-temperature-induced cysteine proteinase-like: MAIHISTLTISILVMVVSSAAVTSAAAEDMSIISYNEKHHTIGAGRTDDEVMSLYESWLVEHKKVYNALGEKDKRFQIFKDNLKYIDEHNAMPEKSYKLGLTKFADLTNEEYRSVYLGTKPDASRRLSSRQSDRYAPKVGDRLPESVDWVKKGVLVGVKDQGQCGSCWAFSAVAAIEAVNKIKTGDSISLSEQELVDCDTSSNAGCDGGLMDYAFEFVIKNGGLDTEEDYPYTGKDGRCDQTRKNAKVVTIDGYEDVPANDENAMKKAIASQPVSVAIEAGGKDFQHYKSGIFTGKCGAAVDHGVVAVGYGSENGMDYWIVRNSWGASWGEHGYLRMQRNIANPKGLCGIATVVSYPVKTGQNPPKPAPSPPSPVKPPTTCDDMYSCPSGTTCCCVYEYYHMCFAWGCCPMEGATCCKDHNSCCPHDYPVCNVKAGTCSISENNPLSVKAMSHILAKPIGSFSNQGMKNTIS, encoded by the exons ATGGCGATTCATATCTCCACTCTAACAATCTCGATCCTCGTAATGGTCGTGTCCTCCGCCGCTGTAACATCGGCGGCGGCAGAGGACATGTCTATTATAAGCTACAACGAAAAACATCACACGATCGGCGCCGGTCGGACCGATGACGAGGTCATGTCTTTGTACGAATCGTGGTTAGTTGAACACAAAAAAGTGTACAACGCTTTGGGAGAAAAAGATAAACGGTTCCAGATCTTTAAGGACAACCTTAAATACATCGATGAACATAACGCTATGCCGGAGAAAAGTTATAAGCTCGGTTTGACTAAGTTTGCTGATCTAACCAACGAGGAGTATAGGTCGGTTTATTTGGGTACGAAGCCGGATGCTAGTCGCAGGTTGTCGAGTAGACAAAGTGATAGGTATGCTCCGAAGGTCGGAGATAGGTTGCCGGAATCTGTTGATTGGGTGAAGAAAGGTGTGCTTGTTGGTGTTAAGGATCAAGGACAATGTG GGAGTTGCTGGGCTTTCTCAGCAGTTGCTGCCATTGAAGCagtaaacaaaataaagacTGGAGACTCGATCTCTTTATCCGAGCAGGAGCTAGTAGATTGTGATACTTCTTCTAACGCAGGTTGTGACGGTGGTCTCATGGACTATGCTTTTGAATTCGTTATCAAAAATGGAGGACTAGACACTGAGGAAGATTACCCATATACTGGCAAGGATGGAAGATGTGACCAAACAAGG AAGAATGCCAAGGTTGTCACCATTGACGGGTATGAAGATGTTCCTGCTAATGATGAAAACGCAATGAAAAAGGCTATTGCAAGTCAACCTGTTAGCGTTGCTATTGAAGCTGGTGGCAAAGACTTCCAGCACTATAAATCG GGCATCTTTACTGGGAAGTGTGGTGCAGCAGTGGACCATGGTGTGGTTGCAGTGGGATATGGTAGCGAAAATGGCATGGATTATTGGATTGTGAGGAACTCATGGGGTGCTTCCTGGGGAGAACACGGCTACCTCAGGATGCAGCGAAACATTGCTAACCCAAAGGGTTTGTGTGGTATTGCTACAGTTGTTTCTTACCCTGTCAAGACAGGCCAAAATCCCCCGAAACCAGCTCCATCTCCTCCATCGCCAGTCAAGCCACCTACTACTTGTGATGATATGTACAGTTGCCCATCAGGAACAACGTGTTGCTGTGTCTACGAGTACTATCATATGTGCTTTGCATGGGGTTGCTGCCCTATGGAAGGAGCAACTTGCTGTAAAGACCATAACAGTTGCTGCCCACATGATTATCCTGTCTGCAATGTTAAAGCCGGCACCTGCTCAATC AGCGAGAATAACCCTCTTTCAGTCAAAGCAATGTCACACATTCTTGCCAAACCTATTGGATCCTTCAGCAATCAGGGAATGAAAAACACTATTTCTTGA
- the LOC107015857 gene encoding protein RICE SALT SENSITIVE 3-like, translated as MEGGLPMLNCLLQHTLRSVCTCSDSSSNVSEWVYAVFWRIVPRNYPPPKWDHGGGLLDRAKGNKRNWILVWEDGFCDFYECERSKREHVTINFGPEIFFKMSHEVYSYGEGLVGKVAADNSHRWVFKDALNEKDSNFTCSWNMSIEAQPRAWGVQFNSGIQTISIISVREGIIQLGSFNKVFEDHNLVLNIQRKFSYLQSIPGIYAIQRPVLPIQHPYTYKPNNVTLVNETDYQMDDKNQIIGSKRVHEFPFKSINFGYNSPQTMASLPLWSMPIAAPSCYANAAHEMSSLHDRVTRNTTSKDVKVVDELGQLKFETDEENDQFSLNQNLGLENKVVEVGFRQLGKGGAAPNPS; from the exons atggaaggtGGACTCCCCATGCTAAATTGTCTGTTACAACATACACTTAGAAGTGTCTGTACTTGCTCTGACTCTTCTTCTAATGTTTCTGAGTGGGTCTATGCTGTTTTCTGGAGAATTGTCCCAAGAAATTATCCTCCACCTAA ATGGGATCATGGAGGAGGCTTGCTTGATCGCGCTAAAGGGAACAAGAGAAACTG GATTCTTGTTTGGGAAGATGgtttttgtgacttttatgaatgtGAAAGATCGAAAAGGGAACATGTAACGATAAATTTTGGTCCTGAAATCTTCTTCAAAATGTCTCATGAGGTTTATTCTTATGGTGAAGG attGGTGGGCAAAGTTGCAGCAGATAATAGTCACAGATGGGTGTTTAAAGATGCCCTAAATGAAAAAGATTCAAACTTTACTTGCTCATGGAATATGTCTATTGAAGCT CAACCAAGAGCCTGGGGAGTTCAGTTTAATTCAGGCATTCAG ACTATTTCTATTATATCTGTTAGGGAAGGCATAATTCAGCTTGGCTCATTTAACAAG GTATTTGAAGATCATAACCTAGTATTAAACATTCAGAGGAAATTCAGCTACCTTCAGAGCATACCGGGTATTTATGCAATTCAGAGACCTGTTTTGCCAATCCAACATCCATATACTTACAAGCCAAACAATGTCACTCTAGTTAACGAGACGGATTATCAAATGGATGACAAAAACCAGATAATTGGGTCGAAAAGAGTTCATGAGTTTCCGTTCAAGTCTATCAACTTTGGCTATAATAGCCCACAAACTATGGCTAGTCTACCTTTGTGGTCGATGCCTATAGCAGCACCGTCTTGTTATGCTAATGCAGCACATGAGATGAGTTCTTTACACGACAGAGTTACGAGGAACACTACAAGTAAGGATGTCAAGGTTGTCGATGAATTAGGCCAATTGAAGTTTGAGACAGATGAGGAAAATGATCAATTTTCCTTAAACCAGAACTTAGGCCTGGAAAATAAGGTAGTTGAGGTTGGTtttagacaattaggaaaagGAGGGGCTGCTCCAAATCCAAGTTAA
- the LOC107017623 gene encoding F-box protein At1g47056-like, with product MGQSASTVAGAQNRIKSRSSPVISSMKEIDDSDDVVDVFDVGEFDYSSNIPDECLACIFHFLSSGDRKSSSLVCRRWLRVEGQSRHRLSLNAQSELVAVVPVIFSRFDSVTKLALKCDRRSASIGDEALVLISLRCRNLTRLKLRSCRELTDAGMESFAKNCKGLKKLSCGSCAFGAKGMNAVLNNCSALEELSVKRLRGITDGAAAEPIGPGVAGGSLRVICLKELYNGQCFGPLIIGSKSLRTLKLFRCSGDWDKILEVIAEQVSELVEIHLERLQVSDTGLAAISKCSILEILHLVKTPECTNNGLKTVAENCKLLRKLHIDGWKTNRISDDGLIAVAKHCPNLQELVLIGVNPTCASLEKLATNCLNLERLALCGSETVGDPELSCIAAKCIALRKLCIKSCPVSDQGMEALASGCPNLVKVKVKKCRLVTSGSADWLRTTRGSVAVNLDTPEPENPDASASDGGLPEVGNEIRQVAGQVRGVSIASSSTGRSNSFKARLGLTTGRNLVACTFRRWSSFGGSSSSSSRNN from the coding sequence ATGGGTCAGTCAGCTTCCACCGTCGCCGGAGCTCAAAACCGTATAAAGTCTAGATCTTCGCCGGTGATTTCTTCTATGAAGGAAATTGATGATTCCGACGATGTTGTCGATGTATTCGATGTAGGAGAGTTTGATTATTCTTCTAATATTCCTGATGAGTGTTTAGCTTGCATTTTCCATTTCCTTAGCTCAGGTGACCGGAAAAGTTCTTCTCTCGTCTGCCGCCGTTGGCTCCGTGTGGAAGGCCAGAGCCGTCACCGTCTCTCGCTTAATGCACAATCGGAACTTGTGGCTGTTGTTCCTGTGATTTTCTCTAGGTTTGATTCGGTAACGAAACTCGCTTTGAAATGTGACCGTAGATCTGCGAGTATTGGGGATGAGGCGTTGGTGCTTATCTCTTTAAGGTGCCGGAACCTAACTCGTTTGAAGCTTCGGTCGTGCCGGGAGCTTACTGATGCTGGAATGGAATCTTTTGCGAAGAACTGTAAGGGTTTGAAGAAACTATCTTGTGGATCTTGTGCTTTTGGAGCTAAAGGGATGAACGCCGTGTTGAATAACTGCTCGGCTCTGGAAGAGTTGTCCGTGAAGCGGCTGCGTGGTATCACAGATGGGGCTGCAGCTGAGCCAATTGGTCCTGGTGTTGCAGGGGGTTCTCTGAGAGTTATTTGCCTTAAGGAACTCTACAATGGACAGTGTTTTGGACCGTTGATTATTGGATCGAAGAGTTTGCGGACGCTGAAGCTGTTCCGTTGTTCTGGAGATTGGGATAAGATTCTGGAAGTGATTGCTGAACAAGTCAGTGAACTTGTTGAAATTCATCTTGAGAGGCTTCAGGTCAGTGATACCGGTCTTGCTGCTATATCTAAATGTTCCATTCTTGAAATTCTGCACCTTGTGAAAACGCCTGAATGCACTAATAATGGTCTAAAGACTGTTGCTGAAAACTGTAAGCTTCTAAGAAAGCTTCACATTGATGGGTGGAAGACTAACAGGATAAGTGATGATGGGTTAATTGCTGTGGCGAAACATTGCCCCAATTTACAAGAATTGGTTTTAATAGGTGTGAATCCAACTTGTGCTAGTTTGGAGAAGTTGGCTACGAATTGCTTGAATTTAGAGAGATTAGCTCTGTGTGGAAGTGAAACTGTTGGGGATCCAGAACTGTCGTGCATAGCTGCGAAATGTATTGCATTAAGAAAACTTTGTATAAAGAGTTGCCCAGTATCCGATCAGGGTATGGAAGCGCTTGCTAGTGGATGTCCGAATTTGGTTAAAGTAAAGGTCAAGAAATGTAGATTGGTGACTTCTGGAAGTGCAGATTGGTTGCGGACAACTAGGGGTTCCGTTGCTGTGAACTTGGATACACCTGAACCTGAAAATCCTGATGCAAGTGCCAGTGATGGTGGTTTGCCTGAAGTTGGCAATGAAATTAGGCAGGTGGCTGGCCAAGTAAGAGGTGTAAGTATTGCATCAAGCAGTACTGGGAGGTCAAATTCCTTTAAGGCCAGGCTAGGACTTACAACAGGAAGGAATCTGGTGGCTTGCACATTCAGAAGGTGGTCGAGCTTTGGTGGGAGTTCGAGTTCGAGTTCCagaaataattag